One Vallitalea okinawensis DNA window includes the following coding sequences:
- the hpf gene encoding ribosome hibernation-promoting factor, HPF/YfiA family: MRFIITGRNIDVTKALREKVESKLSRLDKLFVDDTEVYVTMSVEKLRHILEVTIPIKGSVIRAEVQSEDMYTAIDEVVDVVERQLVKHKKKLNNRHKVDSPFKENLNFLITDVEEEEEMKIVRSKRFALKPMYPEDACLEMELLGHDFFVFRNGDTGEVNVVYKRKKQGTYGLIEPEF, encoded by the coding sequence ATGCGTTTTATTATTACTGGTAGAAATATTGATGTAACGAAAGCTCTTAGAGAGAAAGTAGAGTCAAAACTAAGTCGATTAGATAAACTTTTTGTGGATGACACAGAAGTATACGTAACAATGAGTGTTGAAAAATTACGCCATATATTAGAAGTAACAATACCGATTAAAGGCTCCGTCATTCGAGCAGAAGTCCAATCAGAAGATATGTATACTGCTATAGATGAAGTTGTTGATGTGGTTGAGCGTCAATTGGTTAAACATAAAAAGAAATTAAATAATAGACATAAAGTGGATAGTCCTTTCAAAGAGAATTTAAATTTCCTTATTACAGATGTTGAAGAAGAAGAGGAAATGAAAATAGTTAGAAGTAAGCGTTTTGCATTAAAACCTATGTATCCAGAAGATGCTTGCCTTGAAATGGAATTATTAGGCCATGATTTCTTTGTATTTAGAAATGGAGACACTGGAGAAGTTAACGTCGTTTATAAGAGAAAGAAACAAGGAACATATGGATTAATTGAACCAGAATTTTAA